Genomic segment of Bacteroidota bacterium:
TTATCTACTAATTTTTCTAACTCGGTTTGTTTCAAATCAGGAATTAGCTTTTTAAGAGTTTTGTAGCTCAAAGGATTTCCATCAGAATTTCCATAAACCTTTTTCCTCCTATTTTTCAGAATTATCATGCAAATAGCCTTTTCACGTTCTGTGGTTCTTATTATATCCCAAGAATGAATTGTTGTGTGTCCATTTCGGGTATCACAAAAGATAAAAAAATCGTTTAATTCATTTAGTTTTTGAAATCTATTTCTTGACATTGGAATTTTATGCCCGAAAATATCTTTCGGATCAAAAATTTTTTTGTCAATCACAGAATCTTTATCAACGCCATCAATTAAATTTTTTAGAAAAGATTTTTTGTTAATCGGTTTTGGATATTCAAAGTCTTCAAAATAATAAGATAAATCCTTGCGGATTCCAACAATAAATACTCTATCTCTATTTTGGGGTAATCCGAAATCGTACGAATTCAAAAGCTGGGGCTCTTTAACAACATAGCCAGCATTTTGCAAATTCTTAATTATTAAACTCAAGCTGCTCCTATTCCTGGGATCAATAAGACCCTTTACATTTTCGAAAATGAAGGCTTTGGGTTGATTTTCTCTAACTACTCTTATTGAATCATTCCATAATTTTCCTCGAGGATCGTCAAAACCTTTCATTTTACCAGCAACGGACCATGCTTGACATGGGACCCCGCCAACAATTAAATCAATATTATCAAAGGGGAGTTTTCCAAGTTTTGTAATATCTCCAAGCTCAACATCCTCTCCGTGTTTAAAGCCAAAAAAATTTTTCTTATAAACGTCAATTGCTTTTTTATCTATTTCAGAAAACCCTAAACATTTACCCCCCAGTTCTTCGAGGGGGATCCTAAAACCTCCAATGCCAGAAAATAAATCAACAAATGTAAACTTGGGATTTGCGTCTTCGAAATTCGTATTAATATATTCTAAAATTTGAGAAACACATTTTGATGCATCATTTTTAATATCACTTTCCCAAAATCTAAATACTTGCCAATTATTTTTTTGTAGACCATAGTTGACTTCTTCATCTCTAAGAATATTTCTCTCAATTTTAGCATCCCAGAAATCTGTATTATTTTTTATGCTGCCTTTTTCATAATTCTTTCCGTGCCAAAAATCTCCATCGCAGAAAATTGCAATACGGTAACGAGGGATAATAAAATCTGGCTTTCCTGAAATTTGTTCTATGATTAAATCTGGGCGAGAATAATTCAACTTGACTTTTTGTAGTTCTTGTTCTAACAACAGCTCAATCTTCGTATTGGAACTTAATATATTTT
This window contains:
- the dcm gene encoding DNA (cytosine-5-)-methyltransferase; translation: MKLKYQYVVADEISLVNESEQLSLFEKNSEMNDVGLKYPRRKSRTIANNTFKLEAPTEVVSQTMKNILSSNTKIELLLEQELQKVKLNYSRPDLIIEQISGKPDFIIPRYRIAIFCDGDFWHGKNYEKGSIKNNTDFWDAKIERNILRDEEVNYGLQKNNWQVFRFWESDIKNDASKCVSQILEYINTNFEDANPKFTFVDLFSGIGGFRIPLEELGGKCLGFSEIDKKAIDVYKKNFFGFKHGEDVELGDITKLGKLPFDNIDLIVGGVPCQAWSVAGKMKGFDDPRGKLWNDSIRVVRENQPKAFIFENVKGLIDPRNRSSLSLIIKNLQNAGYVVKEPQLLNSYDFGLPQNRDRVFIVGIRKDLSYYFEDFEYPKPINKKSFLKNLIDGVDKDSVIDKKIFDPKDIFGHKIPMSRNRFQKLNELNDFFIFCDTRNGHTTIHSWDIIRTTEREKAICMIILKNRRKKVYGNSDGNPLSYKTLKKLIPDLKQTELEKLVDKNILRYVKKLGYEFVNSKNSSGINNIYRVYLPHSNIFSTLTATGSKDIVALKDITGNSPDEYRANFINKIVKKKLYRPITAKEAGKLQGFPKWFSLHKDEKIAKKQFGNAVSTYVIYYLAKQLIDTEIFYNAIKSRNY